The following proteins are encoded in a genomic region of Porphyrobacter sp. CACIAM 03H1:
- a CDS encoding DUF2059 domain-containing protein, which translates to MIRRLFIGMAGAAALALAPQPLAAQADPSAQEMDQAMAALGAMFPAEPLTPEQEARLPQTQRIINRVIPEGTLGEMMGGMFGKLLGPILGAAGAPAIDAVVEGTGLGADTLDLTPEQSEELARLFDPAYAERHAREVALMPALMRDMMTVMEPTMRKAMSELYAIHFTQKELDDIEAFFQTDSGTAYARKSFTMSSDPRIISATMESLPQMMGAFAGMEQKMAEAVADLPAKRGFDALSKAEQERVAAITGRSVVEIREGLVARDAE; encoded by the coding sequence ATGATTCGTCGCCTTTTCATCGGCATGGCAGGGGCCGCCGCGCTCGCGCTGGCCCCGCAGCCGCTCGCCGCCCAGGCCGACCCTTCGGCGCAGGAGATGGATCAGGCGATGGCCGCGCTCGGCGCGATGTTCCCGGCCGAGCCGCTCACCCCCGAACAGGAGGCCCGCCTGCCGCAGACGCAGCGCATCATCAACCGCGTGATCCCCGAAGGCACGCTCGGCGAGATGATGGGCGGGATGTTCGGCAAGCTGCTCGGCCCGATCCTCGGCGCGGCCGGCGCGCCTGCGATCGACGCCGTGGTGGAGGGCACGGGCCTCGGCGCCGACACGCTCGATCTCACCCCCGAACAGTCCGAGGAACTGGCCCGCCTGTTCGACCCCGCCTATGCCGAGCGCCACGCGCGCGAGGTGGCGCTGATGCCTGCCCTGATGCGCGACATGATGACGGTGATGGAGCCGACCATGCGCAAGGCCATGTCCGAGCTCTACGCGATTCATTTCACCCAGAAGGAACTCGACGACATCGAGGCCTTCTTCCAGACCGACAGCGGCACGGCCTATGCCCGCAAGAGCTTCACCATGTCGAGCGATCCGCGCATCATCAGCGCGACGATGGAGTCGCTGCCGCAGATGATGGGCGCCTTCGCCGGCATGGAGCAGAAGATGGCCGAAGCGGTCGCCGATCTCCCCGCCAAGCGCGGTTTCGACGCGCTCTCCAAGGCCGAGCAGGAGCGGGTCGCCGCGATCACCGGCCGCAGCGTCGTCGAGATCAGGGAAGGCCTCGTCGCGCGCGACGCCGAATAG